CGAGGACCAGAAGTCCTACGGCCAGATCACCGTCACCAAGGCGACCGACCTGTCCGTGAACGCCGTCTACGCGCAGATGGCCGTCGACGTCGGCCCCGCAAAGGTCAAGCAGACCGCGATCGACCTCGGCGTGCCCGCCGACACCCCGGACCTCCAGCCGTACCCGTCGATCGCCCTCGGTACCGCCACCGCCAGCGTCCTGGACATGGCGGAGTCCTACGCCACGCTCGCCAACCACGGCCGGCACGGCACGTACACGATGGTCGAGAAGATCACCAAGGACGGCACGGACGAGGTCGAGCTGCCCGACCAGGCGGTGAAGCAGGCCGTCCCCCGCGAGGCCGCCGACACCACCACCTCCATCCTGCAGAGCGTGGTCGACAACGGCACCGCCACCGCCGCGCAGGCCGCGGGCCGCCCGGCGGCCGGCAAGACCGGCACCGCCGAGAACGACACCGCCGCCTGGTTCGCCGGGTACACCCCCGACCTGGCCACGGTCGTCTCCGTCATGGGCCAGGACCCGGTGACCGCCAAGCACAAGTCGCTGTACGGCGCCCTCGGCCAGGACCGCATCAACGGCGGCGGAGCCCCGACCCAGATCTGGGCGCAGTACACGGGTGCGGCGCTGAAGAACAAGCCGGCCTCCGACTTCGACCTCCAGCTGGAGCAGGGCGCCGACCAGCCGCAGCCGTCCGGCTCCGGCAGTCCCAGCCAGTCCGCGACCACCGCCGGCCAGAACAACGGCGGCACCACCGGCACGCCCACCACCGGCGGTCCGAGCACCAGCCCGACCACCGGCGGCACCAGCACGCCCACCACCGGCGGTCCGACCACCGTCGGCGGCACCACCAACGGCGCCACCACTGGCGGCGGCACCACGACCGGCGGCACCACCGGCGGCACGACCACCGGCACCGACACGACGGGCGGCGGCACGGCCGACGGAGGAGGCAACGGGGGCGGCACGGCCACGGGCGGCGGAACCGACGGCGGCGGCGGGCCGGTGGGCACCGCCGCCGGCCCGGGGGGCGGTGATCCCGCGGCCTGACGCCCCGGGCGGCCCGGCCCAGCCGAGCGAGCGCCGGGAGGGCAGGGAAAACGAGTTGCCTCATCATGGTCATGACAGATATGAATGAGAGATCATGGTGAGGCCCGCCGCGCAAAAACGGTGGCGCACCTGTTGTTGACCTGCAAAAGGGGGAAAATCATGAGGAAGATCGTGCAAGCCGTCCTGGCGGGCGGCATCGCCGCCGGTATTGCGCTGACCTCGACTGCCGCATATGCCGACACCACGTACACCGAGTACGCGGCACCCGGCTGTGGAGCCAAGTCCACCTTCAAGACCTACGGGGACGTCCTGAAGGTGTACGACATCGAGGCGGACGGGCACTCTGCCGTGGGCATCATCGAAAACGGCACCCAGTATTACTACTGGAACCACAGTGGGAACGGCACGGTGAAGACCTGGGACCTCGACCTGCCCGAGAACAGGGCGATCGCGCTCGGTGCGATGCTCGGCGACTGGCAGGGCACCCCGACGGGCGGACTGATCTGGCCCTGCCTCAGCACCACGACCGTCTCGACCTCGTAACGCGCTCTCACCTCATCGCGGTACCGCGTTCTGCCGGCAGGGGCCTGAGTAATGATCTCAGGCCCCTGCACCTTTCTGTATCCGACCACTGAGGGAGAGGCGCAATGAAGGCAAGGCATCTCGCACGGTTGGGAAGCCTGATCACCGTGTCCCTTCTGCTGGCTGCCTGCACTGGACACCAGACGGGCGCGAAAAACGACAGCCACCGGCGGCTCCTCAAAATGGAGTCGGTTGTCGGTAAAACGCTGAAACAAGGCATCGACGGCGCGGTCGACGCCAGTCTGGGAGTATCGCCGGTCGATGCGACAGACCAACACCGATACATTGACGTCGAATCCGCGGAACGCTACACGATCTGTTTCCAGCAGCCGGTTCCCGAGATGCAGGCCGTGAAGTTCTACGTGGTCCCGGCTTCCACCCGGTGCCCGCGCAGCATCGGCGGCAAGGGGGCGGCGTCCAGGATTCCCGGTGTTACGGGCAAACGCGCCGAGGATGCCAAGCGTGAAATTCTGTACGCCGGATACCAGCCCGCGCGCATCCGTTTCTACGCTGCCGCGAACAAAGCCAGTGAAGTGAAGGCGAGCAGCCTCGGCGGGCTGAACGTCTGCGACCAGCACCCCGAGAAGGGCGCAGAAGTAGTGCCCACGGCAACCGTGAAGCTGTTCGTCGGAGCGAAGTGCCGTCAATGACCCGAGGCCGCCTTCAGTCCACCACGGCGACCGGCAGCAGACGCACGGAGAAGATCCGGTCGGCGGTGACCGGCTCACCCAGCACCACCATGCCGAGCACCGCTGACAAAGGAACGACGAAGAGGCCGGTGACCGTGGTCACCAGCCCCCTGCCGCCGGCCGCTTCACCGCGGCGGACTCACAGATACAGCCCGGTGGAGTCCTCCGACCCCTCGAACCGGTCCGCGGCCACGGCGTGCAGATCCCGCTCACGCATGAGCACGTACGGCACGCCGCGCACCTCGACCTCTGCCCGGTCCTCCGGGTCGAACAGAACCCGGTCGCCCGGCTCCACGGTCCGCACGTTCTGCCCGACCGCGACGACCTCGGCCCAGGCCAGCCGCCGACCGACCGCGGCGGTGGCGGGAATCAGAATGCCGCCCCCCGACCGCCGCTCGCCCTCACCGGTCTCCTGCTTGACCAGGACCCGGTCGTGCAGCATCCGGATGGGAAGCTTGTCGTGATGGGGGGTGCTGTGCTCGTTTCTGTTGGCGCTCACGCCTCGAACCTACCTGCCTTCGACCCGCTCGTCCGCGTCCGGGTCAGCTCTTGCGCCGCCGCGTGCCCATGGCCAGCAGCCCGACGACGCCGACCGCGACCAGCGCGACGGGCACGACCCGCGCCAGCCGCAGCGCGCCCTCCTCGTCGACGAACTGCGCCCTGACGTCGCTCACCACCCGGTTGACCTGGACATAGGCCCGCCCGACGGTGTGATCGACCTGGGCGACGACCTTCGCCTTCGCATCCCCGATGATCGTCTGCGGATGCACCCGCACCCCGATCTCGTCGAGCGTCTCGGCCAGCACTTCACGGCGGCGCTTGATGTCCGCCTCGATCTGCGCCGGGGTTCTGGTGTCCGCCGTGTCCGCCACCGTACGGCCTCCGAAGTCTGCCGAAGTCTCGTGATGCTGTCCCGAACAGTCTGTCAGCTTCTCCTCACGGCGCACCGCAAGGCCCCCCGGTTACGCTGGCCCGATGAGCGAGCGACTCCAGCCGGGGGACGTGGCCCCCGCCTTCACCCTCCCCGACGCCGACGGCAACGAGGTCTCCCTGTCCTCCCACAAGGGCCGCAAGGTCATCGTCTACTTCTACCCCGCCGCCCTGACGCCAGGCTGCACCAAGCAGGCCTGCGACTTCACCGACAACCTCTCCCTCCTGGCGGACGCCGGCTACGACGTCATCGGCATCAGCCCCGACGCCCCGGAGAAGCTCGCCAAGTTCCGCGAGAAGGAGTCCCTCAAGGTCACGCTGCTGGCCGACCCGGACAAGAAGGTCACCGAGGCCTACGGCGCGTACGGCGAGAAGAAGAACTACGGAAAGACCTACATGGGCGTCATCCGCTCCACGATCATCGTGGACGAGGACGGCAAGGTCGAACGAGCCCTCTACAACGTCCGCGCCACCGGCCACGTAGCCAAGATCATCAAAGACCTGGGCATCTGACCCCCTCCCCAACGGCTGGCGGCTCGCACCGGAAGGACGTGGTGCGAGCCGCTTTCTCTCCTACCGCGCGTGACTGTCCGGATAACCGGGCCGTTACTCCGTTCGCCCCGCCCCAACTGCCCTGCAGCCGCGAGCGCCTGGTGCCGAGGGGGCGCACGGCGCAAGGCGCCGCCCCGTACACTGGGCGAGGCACAACGGCCTGAAGGCCGATTGCCCGTTTTGAGGCGGTCGTGGCGAAATAGGCGATACGCGCGGGTTTTAGGTGCCCGTGGGAGAAATCCCGTGTGGGTTCGAGTCCCACCGACCGCACGTGTGAGGGGCCGTCCGTCCGGGCGGCCCCTCTTCCGCGCTCAGCCCACCAGCTCCCGCACCACCGGCACCAGTGCGCGGAAGGCCTTGCCCCGGTGGCTGATGGCGTTCTTCTCCTCGGGGCTCAGCTCGGCGCAGGTGCGGGTTTCGCCGTCCGGCTGGAGGATCGGGTCGTAGCCGAAGCCGTTCGTGCCGGCCGGCTCGCGGCGCAGGACGCCCGGCAGCCGGCCCTCGACCACCCGCTCGCGCCCGTCCGGCAGGGCCAGGGCCGCCGCGCAGGCGAAGTGGGCGCCGCGGTGCTCGTCCGCGATGTCGGCGAGCTGGGCGAGGAGGAGGTCGAGGTTGGCCTTGTCGTCGCCGTGGCGGCCCGCCCAGCGGGCGGAGAAGATGCCGGGGGCCCCGCCCAGGACGTCGACGCAGAGGCCGGAGTCGTCGGCGATCGCCGGGAGGCCGGTCGCCTGGGCGAGGGCGTGCGCCTTGAGGAGGGCGTTCTCGGCGAAGGTGACGCCGGTCTCCTTGACGTCGGGGACGTCCGGGTAGGCGTCGGCGCCGATCAGCTCGTGGGGGAGTCCGGCCTCGGCGAGGATCGCCCTCAGTTCGGTGATCTTTCCGGCGTTGCGGGTGGCGAGGATCAAGCGGGTCATGCCCGCCACCCTATTTCCCCGCCCCGGCGCCTACAGTTCCGCCTGCCCGGCGCCCTTGAGCGTGCCGAGGTCGAAGACCGCGGCCATCCTGGCGAAGCCGAGGTCGCTGGGGTGGAGGTGGTCGCCGGAGTCGTAGTCGGGGCGGAGGCGGCGGGGGTCGTAGGGGTCGCGCAGGGCCTTGTCGAAGTCGACGACGGCGTCGTAGACGCGGCCCGCGCGGATGGCCGCGTTGACCTGCCGGCGGACGGCCTCGCGGGCCGGGGTCCAGCCGCGGTGGCCCTCGAAGGGCATGAGGGTGGCGCCGACGGCCCTCAGGCCGTGGGCGTGGGCCTCGCGGACGAGGGTGCGCAGCCCGCCGATGATCTTGTTCGGGTCGGCGAGGCGGGGGTTGCGGAGGATGTCGTTGACGCCGAGGTCGATGACGACGACCTTGACGTCGGGGTGGGAGAGGGCGTCGCGCCCGAAGCGGCCGAGGCCGCTCTGGTTCTCGGCGGGCCGGCCGAGTCCGTCGGCGAGGACCTGGTTGCCGCTGATGCCCTCGTTGACGACGCTGTAGCGCGGCACCTGGCGTCCGCTCTCGACGGCGGTGCGCAGGCGGCCGGCGAGGAGGTCGGGCCAGCGGTGGTTGGCGCCCATGGTGGAGGTGATGCCGTCGGTGATGGAGTCGCCGAAGACGACCACGGTGCCGTCGGCCTCGTTGCTGAGGACGTCCAGGCCGGTCACATAGCGCCAGTAGGGGGTCTGCTCGGTGTAGGGGGTGCCGGTGGCGTCCTCGGTGGCGTCCCCGGCGGCGACGTAGGAGATCTGCCGGGCGTGCGGGTGGTAGGTGACGGGACCGGAGGGGGTGGGGGAGTAGGTGGTGACCAGGACGTCGCTGTCGTGCGGGACGGTGAGGCGCACGGCGTCGCTGACGGCCTGTTCGCCGGCGGGGATGACGACGGTGGTGGAGCCGTTGAAGGTGAGGCGGCGCATGGAGCCCGGGTCGGCCGCGGCGGTGCCGTCGCCCGTGGCGAGGGCGATGGAGGCGTGCGTGACGGTCAGCGGGGAGTGGCCGTAGAGATTGGACAGCGTGATCCGGGCACTCGTGCCTCCGGTGCCGGCGTGGACGACGTTGCGGACGGAGTGGCCGGCGAGGCCTTCGGTCTCGGTGCCGGGTTCGCCGCCGACGGGGGAGGTGGACCAGGCGCCGACCCAGACGCCGGTGGAGGCGGGGGCGACGGAGGATCCGTGGCGGGGGCGGTCGTCCGCGAAGGCGCCGCGCGCGGTGCCGCCGTCGGCGGCCACCGTGAGGTAGATGGCGGCGGACACGGCCAGGACCAGCGCGACGAGTGCGCTGAGCACCGCATAACCATGACGCTTGGTCATGCTTGTGTTGTTCTCCTCGGGGATGGGAGCCCGAGGCTCCGATCGTGATGAGCCCATGATGCGTCATGGGCGGGGGAGAGCTGGCGGGACCGAGCTGTCAGGACCCTGACCGAGCCCCCGTTCTGTCAGACGCCGGGAACTGTTGTTCCGTTCCGGGAGTCGGTCAGGAAGGGACAATTGTGTGCGGGATCACCGACGTGATCGCCGACGTGATCACCGGACCTGATCATCGTACGGCCGAGCTGAACGGGTGGAGCTGATGGGACCTACGGAGACCGGGACGGCCCCGGCGCGGGGTGTGTCGTACCGGACCATGACGGCCTTCACCCCGGCCGACGAGGAACGCCGGCGCGGGGTGCGGCGGATGAAGCTGACGGCGACGGCCATGCTGCTGTTCGTGGCGGTGGTCTATGTCCTGGCCAGGCTCGCCTCGCACGAGGGGGCGGGGGCGTGGGCGGGCTATGTGGCGGCCGCCGCGGAGGCCGGCATGGTGGGCGCGCTGGCCGACTGGTTCGCCGTGACGGCGCTGTTCCGGCATCCGCTGGGGCTGCCCATTCCGCACACCGCGATCATCCCCACCAAGAAGGACCAGCTGGGCGTCTCGCTGGGCGAGTTCGTGGGAGAGAACTTCCTGTCCGAGGACGTCGTACGGCAGCGGCTGCGCGCGGTCGGCATCGGCAGCCGGCTGGGGGCGTGGCTGGCGGAGCCGGAGCACGCGGACCGGGTGACGGCGGAGCTGGCGACGGCGCTGCGCGGGGCGCTGACGGTGCTGCGGGACACGGACGTGCAGGCGGTGGTGAGCGAGGCGATCACACGGCGGGCGAACATGCAGGAGGTCGCGCCGGGCATCGGCAAGATGCTGGAGAAGATCGTGGCGGACGGCGGGCACCGGCGCGCGGTGGACCTGGTGGTGGCGCGTGCGCACGACTGGCTGGTGCTGCACCGGGACGACGTGATGGTGGCGGTGGAGGGCGGTGCTCCCGGCTGGACGCCGAGGTTCGTGGACCGGAAGGTCGGCGAGCGGGTCTACAAGGAGCTGCTCCGGTTCGTCACCGAGATGCGGGACATGCCCTCGCATCCGGCGCGCGGCGCGCTCGACCGGTTCCTCACCGACTTCGCCTCCGACCTGCAGTCCGACTCGGACACCCGGGTGCGGGTGGAGCGGCTGAAGGCGGAGGTGCTGGGCCGGGGCGAGGTGCAGGACCTGATCGCGTCGGTCTGGACGGCCGTACGGTCGATGGTGGTGGCGGCGGCCGAGGACGAGCGCAGCGAGCTGCGGATGCGGGTGCGGGCGGCGCTGCTGTCGCTGGGGACGCGGATGGCGACCGAGCCGAAGGTGCAGGGGAAGGTCGACAGCTGGGTGGAGGGCGCGGCGGTGCACGTGGTGACGACGTACCGCAAGGAGATCACCTCGCTGATCACGGACACGGTGGCGAGCTGGGACGCGGAGCACACCACCCGGAAGATCGAGGCGCACATCGGCCGCGACCTGCAGTTCATCCGGATCAATGGCACGGTGGTGGGGTCACTGGCGGGACTGCTGATCTACACGGTGACGCGGACGCTGGGCGCTTGAGGGCCGCATCAGGGGGCGCGTGAGGGGCGCGTGAGAGGCGCTTCCGACTGTTTCCGCGGGTCGGGGGCACCCGTTGTGCCGTCCCCCGTTCGTCGCCGCAGGGGGACGTCCTTCGAGGAGGAGGGAGCCCATGAGCGCAGCCGAGGCGTCGTCGCCGGGCATCAGGAGGCCCGGGGAGACCGGCAGGACGATCACCACCGACATTCCCGCGCGGCTGGACCGGCTGCCCTGGTCCCGCTGGCACTGGACGATCGTGATCGGTCTGGGGACGGTGTGGATCCTGGACGGTCTGGAGGTCACGGTCGTCGGCAACATCGCGAGCCGGCTGGCCGAGCCGGGCAGCGGGGTGTCGATCACCTCGAGTCAGATCACCGGTGTGGCGGCCGCGCTGTACGTGGCCGGCGCCTGCACGGGGGCCCTCTTCTGGGGGCGGCTGACCGACCGGTTCGGCCGCAAGAAGCTGTTCATGATCACCCTGGCGGTGTATCTGGCGGCCACGGCGCTCACGGCCGTGTCCTGGGAGGCCTGGTGGTTCTTCCTGTTCCGCTTCCTGACCGGGTTCGGCATCGGTGGCGAGTACGCGGCGATCAACTCCGCGATCGACGAGCTGATCCCGGCGCAGTACCGCGGCCGGGTGGACCTGATCATCAACGGCAGCTTCTGGCTGGGCGCGGTGGGCGGCTCGCTGCTGTCGATCGTCGCGCTGAACACCGATCTGCTGGCGAAGAACGTCGGCTGGCGTCTGACGTTCGCCCTCGGCGCCGTCCTGGCCCTGGTGATCCTGCTGGTACGGCGGCATGTCCCGGAGAGTCCGCGGTGGCTGCTGATCCACGGCAGGGACCGGGAGGCGGAGGAGATCGTCTCCGGGATCGAGCACCGGGTGGAGCAGGAGAAGGGGGTGCGGCTGCCGGAGCCGCAGGGTGAGCTGGAGATCCACCAGCGCAAGAGCGTGACGTTCCTGGAGATCGCCCACACGGTGTTCGCCCGGTACCGCAGGCGTGCCGTGCTCGGCTTCTCCCTCTTCATCGGCCAGGCGTTCCTGTACAACGCGATCACCTTCGGCTTCGGCGCGATCCTGACCAAGTTCTTCGACGTGCCCTCGGACCGCACCGGTTACTACTTCGCGGTGATCGCGGTCGGCAACTTCTGCGGGCCGCTGCTGCTGGGCAAGCTGTT
This genomic interval from Streptomyces sp. NBC_00557 contains the following:
- a CDS encoding PASTA domain-containing protein, translating into MKARHLARLGSLITVSLLLAACTGHQTGAKNDSHRRLLKMESVVGKTLKQGIDGAVDASLGVSPVDATDQHRYIDVESAERYTICFQQPVPEMQAVKFYVVPASTRCPRSIGGKGAASRIPGVTGKRAEDAKREILYAGYQPARIRFYAAANKASEVKASSLGGLNVCDQHPEKGAEVVPTATVKLFVGAKCRQ
- a CDS encoding GroES family chaperonin; the protein is MSANRNEHSTPHHDKLPIRMLHDRVLVKQETGEGERRSGGGILIPATAAVGRRLAWAEVVAVGQNVRTVEPGDRVLFDPEDRAEVEVRGVPYVLMRERDLHAVAADRFEGSEDSTGLYL
- a CDS encoding DUF3618 domain-containing protein; the encoded protein is MADTADTRTPAQIEADIKRRREVLAETLDEIGVRVHPQTIIGDAKAKVVAQVDHTVGRAYVQVNRVVSDVRAQFVDEEGALRLARVVPVALVAVGVVGLLAMGTRRRKS
- the bcp gene encoding thioredoxin-dependent thiol peroxidase, encoding MSERLQPGDVAPAFTLPDADGNEVSLSSHKGRKVIVYFYPAALTPGCTKQACDFTDNLSLLADAGYDVIGISPDAPEKLAKFREKESLKVTLLADPDKKVTEAYGAYGEKKNYGKTYMGVIRSTIIVDEDGKVERALYNVRATGHVAKIIKDLGI
- the rdgB gene encoding RdgB/HAM1 family non-canonical purine NTP pyrophosphatase; its protein translation is MTRLILATRNAGKITELRAILAEAGLPHELIGADAYPDVPDVKETGVTFAENALLKAHALAQATGLPAIADDSGLCVDVLGGAPGIFSARWAGRHGDDKANLDLLLAQLADIADEHRGAHFACAAALALPDGRERVVEGRLPGVLRREPAGTNGFGYDPILQPDGETRTCAELSPEEKNAISHRGKAFRALVPVVRELVG
- a CDS encoding SGNH/GDSL hydrolase family protein, whose protein sequence is MTKRHGYAVLSALVALVLAVSAAIYLTVAADGGTARGAFADDRPRHGSSVAPASTGVWVGAWSTSPVGGEPGTETEGLAGHSVRNVVHAGTGGTSARITLSNLYGHSPLTVTHASIALATGDGTAAADPGSMRRLTFNGSTTVVIPAGEQAVSDAVRLTVPHDSDVLVTTYSPTPSGPVTYHPHARQISYVAAGDATEDATGTPYTEQTPYWRYVTGLDVLSNEADGTVVVFGDSITDGITSTMGANHRWPDLLAGRLRTAVESGRQVPRYSVVNEGISGNQVLADGLGRPAENQSGLGRFGRDALSHPDVKVVVIDLGVNDILRNPRLADPNKIIGGLRTLVREAHAHGLRAVGATLMPFEGHRGWTPAREAVRRQVNAAIRAGRVYDAVVDFDKALRDPYDPRRLRPDYDSGDHLHPSDLGFARMAAVFDLGTLKGAGQAEL
- a CDS encoding DUF445 domain-containing protein: MGPTETGTAPARGVSYRTMTAFTPADEERRRGVRRMKLTATAMLLFVAVVYVLARLASHEGAGAWAGYVAAAAEAGMVGALADWFAVTALFRHPLGLPIPHTAIIPTKKDQLGVSLGEFVGENFLSEDVVRQRLRAVGIGSRLGAWLAEPEHADRVTAELATALRGALTVLRDTDVQAVVSEAITRRANMQEVAPGIGKMLEKIVADGGHRRAVDLVVARAHDWLVLHRDDVMVAVEGGAPGWTPRFVDRKVGERVYKELLRFVTEMRDMPSHPARGALDRFLTDFASDLQSDSDTRVRVERLKAEVLGRGEVQDLIASVWTAVRSMVVAAAEDERSELRMRVRAALLSLGTRMATEPKVQGKVDSWVEGAAVHVVTTYRKEITSLITDTVASWDAEHTTRKIEAHIGRDLQFIRINGTVVGSLAGLLIYTVTRTLGA
- a CDS encoding MFS transporter, which codes for MSAAEASSPGIRRPGETGRTITTDIPARLDRLPWSRWHWTIVIGLGTVWILDGLEVTVVGNIASRLAEPGSGVSITSSQITGVAAALYVAGACTGALFWGRLTDRFGRKKLFMITLAVYLAATALTAVSWEAWWFFLFRFLTGFGIGGEYAAINSAIDELIPAQYRGRVDLIINGSFWLGAVGGSLLSIVALNTDLLAKNVGWRLTFALGAVLALVILLVRRHVPESPRWLLIHGRDREAEEIVSGIEHRVEQEKGVRLPEPQGELEIHQRKSVTFLEIAHTVFARYRRRAVLGFSLFIGQAFLYNAITFGFGAILTKFFDVPSDRTGYYFAVIAVGNFCGPLLLGKLFDTVGRRVMISSTYLLSGLLLFGTAWLFDRGALSAGTLTACWCAVLFFASAGASSAYLTVSEIFPMETRAMSIAFFYALGTAAGGISGPLLFADLTGTGRVGDTVLAFSIGAALMCAAGLVAAALAVRAERRSLEDVARPLTAVASRARAVTRGTRGPSEGPAAPPAASTP